The DNA segment ATATATTTGTTCATCAATTATTAGTATATTACCTTCTTTTTGGTGTGACATCAGGTTCTTACGAAGCTCAAAACCATTATACTCTACTCCTAAAAGGTAAGGACCCTTGACCTTGGGTTGACTCCAAATCTTGTTAGGTTAGATCTTCAATTTTGTGATGATTTGGTAGAACTCCATGTGCCAGTTGGATGTTTAAAAAGGCTTACGTACCTAAACCTCCGGGAATGTAAGAGGTTAAAATCTATTTTGTTTATCAAGGATTTGGAATCACTTGAAGTTCTTGATGTAAGTGGCTTACATTTAAATGAGCTCAAGGATTTAACCCCGAGCCACTCCAACAATACTCCGCAACAGCTTGATTTTGATGGAAATGATATAGAAAAGCTACTTTCATCAATTGGAAATCTTCATAAGCTTGTTTATCTATCCTTGAGTTGGTGCAGCAAACTCAAAAGTCTTCCAAGAAGCATTTGTAGTTTACAACATTTAAGAGTTCTTAACCTTGTAGATTCTTACATAGAGGAACTTCCTGAGGACATTGGCCAGTTGGAGTGTTTAGAACAGCTAAGTTTTTCGGATTCAGAAGTTAAACATCTACCGGATAGCATTTGTAAGTTGAAACGTCTTAACACTCTCATTCTAGAAAATTGTAAAGTTTGTAAGTTACCCCAGGATTTAGGTCAAATAGATTCATTGAATAGACTAGATTTAGGACTTAGCAATATAACAGATATTCCACCCAGCATTTGCAAGTTAAAACCTCTCAaatcacttaacctttttggttGTTCTAACTTTAAGAAATTACCCGAGAACCTAGGAGATTTGGAAAGTTTGATTAGACTAAATGTAAGACGTACCAAGATAAGAGATGTTCCATCCTGCATATGTAAATTAAAACATCTCAAAGTGCTTGACCTTTCTGAATGTTATGAACTTGAGAAATTACCTGAGAACCTAGGAGATTTAGAATGTTTGAAAGAGTTATATATAAGAGATACTCCTATAAGTCATCTTCCCGATAGCATTTCTTGTTGAAAGGTCTTAAAATTTTTGGACATGAAAAAAGTAATGTTCCTGATGCACTTCAATCTCAAGAACAATACATATTACGCGTGTTCCTAAAAGGAAAAACGCCAATATTGAAGCAACAACATCTGGCGCTCTTATGAATGAGTGTCAACCACTGGATTTGAATGAGCAGATGGTGGATCAGGCTTCCATGACCCATCATGCAGGTGCTAAAAGAAGCAATCACTTATGATATATGTTAAAATTCATAAGCCTGATTTCATAATCCATATTTTTACTCTAtttttaatcttcttttttttGCATGTGGGTAGGCTGCTTGTCAACAGGTTCATGGGCTTTGTTGGCTTTGCTTGTGGCTGTATCTTTTTGGTATTTGGCAAATCGGGTCTAGAGTTTTGCTGGTCTTCTCGCCGCTGATTACGGTTCATCAGGAAGTCACCTACGGCGCCTTTCCTTTGGTGTGTTCCTTTGCCTTGGTTGATTGCCATGTTTTTGAATCGTTGTCGTCTTTCACATAGATATATGTCCGCTAATGGCTGCCGCTACAACGTGTGCAATAATTCAAACAATCAATTTGAGTCTAGCAGTCTTACAATTGCATTATGGTCTTCTACTTTTATGATCATCGGTTCTTACTACAACCGATTATTTGTGTAGACTCTCAAAACTTTGATTTGAGGTTTTCTTTTTTGATTGTTCTGTATATTTGGTTCAGTTTATAATAAAATTACACTTTGTGACAGAAAATGCCGCAGAAGTGTTAGGCTCAACGTCACCACGcaaggaactgcttgtaggtaGGTTGATAGTACTCTCTTATCATCATATTCTCAAGTAACCGTTGGGTTTGAATAATATTTTTCTTAGTGGATCATGTgcttgaaatatatatatatatatatatatatatatataggataaagatccgttaggaaccaccctttattgcgagaaccgcgagaaccagtgtgaacacatgacatttttgtaattatgttatgtttataCAAAACAAACACGCGTTCCTTTTTTTTTCAGCGTTCATGTTGTCTCCATTTTTAGGGTTTCAGTAGTTCACCAATTTATGGTCTCCACACTCGGCTGAGAGGCATTCACGGCGATTTCACGGTGGCAGAGACTCGTGCACGGTGGTTTTCACCCCATATGGATAGCCGGTGTTCACGTATTTCACGGTGGTTACAGTTGGCACGGTGCTTATGACGGCGGCCGACGGCGATCACGTAACTCACCAGATTTCACGGCGGCGGCAGCCGGAAGTGGTGTTTACGACATCCTCTACATCTGATGTTCCTTCTTATACATTCTATGATAATCCTCTGTTTACGGTATCATCTACATCACCATTTACATCTGATGTTCCTCCTCATACATTCTCTGATAATCCTCCTCATACATCTGATGCGGACATTGTTGGTGACATTGTTGGTCCATCTACTGATAATACAGTTGACAGTCACAATACACCTACAAATACAGAACATCAAGAGTTGTAATTCATTCAATTTGTGACTAAAGGTATTATGTTGACTGATATATATAATTTGTAAACGATATTGTATTAaatgatatgcacatgtgcattatactTACTGTaatgatgttgtattaaattatatgcacatgtgcattatgttgattgtaaatgatattgtattaaatcatatgcacatgtgcattatgttgcaaATTAGATTAAAAGTCTACTTTTTGGTAAATTTTAACAAGTGTAAGCCTCTAATCATGCAAAAGAATGTTTCGGTACTAATCTGCGAAAACTCAGATGGTTTTATCCCTTTATCAGGTATTAAActgtgattgattgattgattaaagttatgttttttttttcagtttctcGAGGGTTTTATCAACGACACGGAAGTTTCATCTCTTTTGGACTGCATTCGTCTGACAGCAGGACCTTTGCATGCTCTTGCTGCTGCAAAACGTCCTGCATGGGCTGCTCCGGTTTCTGCAGTTTCTGGTGCGGCTTCATCTGTCCCGACACTATCAAGAGCAAATGTTAATGGGCAGATGCCGAATGGTACAAACCCAAATGTTGGTCATGTCTCTGGTCCCGGTACGGGTCCTGGTGGAAACCCTAGTGCATCTGCCATGTTAACTGCTGCTACTGTGGCTAGCCGAGGTGGCCTGGGAATCGTTCCTTGTTCTCTGTTACCGATTGATATGTCGTATGTTCTTCGTGGCCCGTATTGGATTCGTATAATATACCGGAAATATTTTGCGGTTAACATGAGGTGCTTTGTGGGTGATCAAGTTTGGTTGCAACCTGCAACGCCACCGAAAGGCGGTCCTACAGTTGGAGGTTCGTTACCCTGTCCACAGTTTCGGCCCTTCATCATGGAACATGTTGCTCAGGAGTTGAACGGTTTAGACCCGAATTTCGCTGGTGGTCAACCATCAGCCGGACCAACTAATTCCAACAATTCAGTTGCGTCTCCTGGTCCGCAACTCTCAGCCACAAATGGCACCCGAGCGGGCCCTACGGTAAAGTCTCGCCCAGGAAACCAACCCGTGGGATTTAACCGTTCTACAAATGCCATGTCAGCATCACCAAATTCACTCTTAGTGCACAGAGCTACTGTGATAGTTCCTGCTCATGTTAGAGGAGAGCTGAATACCGCCATTATCGGGCTTGGGGACGATGGTGGTTACGGTGGTGGTTGGTCCATCTACTGATAATACAGTTGACGGTCACAATACACCTACAAATACAGAACATCAAGAGTTGCAATTCATTCGATTTGTGACTAAAGGTATTATGTTAATAACACCCATACTCGTCACtgatcatgcacatgtgcattatgttgataacACCCATACTCGTCATCCGTAAACTGTTAACCATCATTAACATGAACATGCACATGTGCCAACAATCCATAATCATCACATATAAACTGTTAACCATCAGtacataattatgcacatgtgcatcacattaccAACACCCCATACTCATCACCAAAAAAAATGTTAAACATTTATACACCGTGTGTATACACACCATCTACCATATACCATATTAATCACAATCTTATATGCTTTTTTCTTTATACAGGAACAATTACGACTTCTACACCTAATGGCACACCATATTGGATACCCGATGTTGATGCTGAATACATCCCTATTATAAACAGTACGTTTAACAGTTGGGAGTACGTTGATTCCAATGATACTGAtgaagatgttgatgatgatgctaaAGACCCTGCATATATATATGAATCTGAGTAACCTCGTAGACATTCATCCAGGCGTCATGAAACATTCAACGATTCTTGATTATCCTATATATAATGACAAATAGTTTCTAAGCATTATTCTTTTTGTTTACAATCATTTTGCACTGTCTGTATACGTATTCATAGGTTATGATTGTGATCATGATACTTTGATATCAATTACTTATTATACATAAGCGTATGTAATTTCATTATTGACCACCTAACAAATATTACCAACATGGTTACTGTTttgaaaaatgcacatgtgcatacgtGTTTACTGTTTCTCCCCACATGGTAATTGTTTcaaacaatgcacatgtgcatacatgtttaATGTTTCACTACATATTGTTATTGTTTCgaccaatgcacatgtgcatacatgaataTCTTAACTACATGTAATCGgttttcctttacatatacatcaTCATATGCAATGTGGTACCCCATACGTAATAGGGTACCACATACGTAATAtgatatgctatatcaaactttgcacatgtgcaataccaaCATTTtctataccaaacaacataataCATCGAATATTAACAAACATACCATTATACTTGAACAATCAGATAGAGTTTTAACCCATCAACCACCATATAAGACATCGTATACGTCAAACTTCTTATATCAACCGTTATCGTAAAAAACTACCCACATATTACAATCAAAAGAcatcaagaaaacaaaaaaaaatgtcttTATAAATTGCATATCCACAAACTGCCTATATAACATTCGCATTAGTTCACAACCTCACACCTTCTGATCTTCTTTCCATTTCATAACTATCTTCCAACACTCCTCCTGTTCCAGCACCTCTTCATCCATCATTTTCCCTGGTATTTTTCATCCGTTAACCTATTAATCAAATACGTCTTTGTTGTCAATCCATGAGCAGTTTCAAATAATTTTTTCCTGCATACATTACATATATTACATGAATTATTTCATGTATCCACATGTGAAATAAACATATTACATACAATATGTACAATGCTTATGTTTTAAGGTAATAATGCATGCGTGCATATGTCGTAATACATTCATATTAACTTAATCTGAcaaaatatgcatatgtgcataactatgcacatgtgcattaacatgactgacCTTATCAACAGGTTTATTTCAATAACAAAACTTAACCCTTACCAATCAAATTTCGTaataccaccaatcatatttaacaTTAATTAGCAACAAAACCATTATgacaaattatgcacatgtgcataagtttttttttttaaatgaaaatgttatTCACATAAGCCAACCTCCAAAACAGAGGTGGCCGAACAAACCACTACATCAAAACGAAAAATAACTCAACACAAGAACCTAAAGACCGGAAACTAGCAGCTACCTTATATCGAAACTACACCATTTTTCCCAACTTACGGACCTATTTTTGGACCGATTCTTATACCATAAAAAACCGATGGGCTTAATATTACGGATAATCTCTCCGGGTTTAACTTGAGTTTCCAAGAACCTTTTATTGTTCCTGGCTAACCTTATACACCAACTTGTCACGAACATAATTCCATGTAAAGCTTCTTTCACTTCTCTATCCAGATTGCAAAACTCAGAGGCAATTACGATATCTTTAGCCAAAAACAGAATAAAAGGACTCACCCTGCACCACTGACTGATGTGATACCAGACAGTCGATGCTACCCTGCACGAACAAAGAATATGTTCAGCTGTTTCATCGCCATCTTCACACAGACAGCATTTCACGTATCCGCCCCAACAGTTCCGATCCCGAAGTGCAGTCAGCGTGGGAATACGATCTAAAACCGCCCTCCAAACAAACATATTGCATTTTTTGGGACCCATTTCGACCATTTCACAACGTGCCTGCTGCTAAAATCGGAGCTGCTATACAGGAAGTTTTTGAAAGTCTTGATCGAAAAATCAGAGTCATTACCTCCCAACCATTCCCAACCATCTTTGCCATTGGAAAAAGTGACATTATCGAGGAGCTCGATCAACTCGTGCCCATTCCAGTAATTCTTCGGTCGAGCTTGGGCTTCTCGACCAATTCCAAACCCACATAAAGTTTCTATTATCCTGATTGTACCGGTCCGGCACCAGGCATCGTTTATCTTGTTCCATTCTAAATATATATGGGAAACGGGTTTGTCCATAATTGACCTTATTAACCTATTATAtaaaattatgcacatgtgcataattatacGCATTTTCATCAATATGACTGACCTTGTTAAACTAATATGGcaaaatatgcatatgtgcataactatgcacatgtgcattaacatgactgacCTTATCTACAGGTTTACTTCaataaaaaaaccctaacccgTGACAAATTGAATTTCGTattaccaccaatcatatttaacGTTAATCATTAACAAAACTACAtacaaaaaacacataaatacCACATTACAGATCGTGCTATCACAACAGTCGCCCCTAATCCCTCAAAAATTATATACATCACACCATTTTCACTAATGCATATATGAAACTAAAATTTAAGCCTCATATTCACATATAAAAGATCTGAATCGACCATTAAGCGTTATTTTAACATATAAATGTGCAAAACAGAGTGTATAAACTTACAAATTCACTGAATGGTGTAATGACGCTGGATGTTCTGACAACAAGCGAGTTCATTGGACGTTTGTTCTTCAAATTCTCCCTAATTATGCCACAATCTTCAATGATTTTATTCTTATTGCCCTAATTTCGCATATATGATCGATGATTCTTTTATTTGTGCCCTAATTTTGAACATACTACGAATAAAGGATGAATGGTAAGATCGAGATGACAGATGATGAATTTTGGAGAATCTGGAGTGACGAAAGTGAACTGAGATGAAGAATTTTGAAGTCCAGGATTGTCAGACGTGGGTGTTTATGAGGAGGATGTCAGGTGTTTAGGAGGAGACGCTTAATCTCAATTTTATTATGTATTTACAGTATTGCcccctgttcacattggttctcgcagttctcgcaataaaggtggttctcgcatgaaccctaacctatatatatatatatatatataatttgcaTGTTTGAGTCTATGAGATTAGGTGATACTTGATCCAAATTACTCGAAAGTATATATTCATTTACCTTAACCATATACTTACTCGTAACATATTCCCgaaaacttttaacttttattttttttttctctttaatTTCTACTAGCTTCATTACTTGAAAACAAAACTTTAATTGTGGAATATATTCTGATGACATTATTAATATttaaatacaacaaaaaaacTAAATTATTTTTTGAGATTAATAGTTTTGTTGTGATTAAATGTATTATTTATTATAACTAGTTGTTTTTTCGCtctcgcgttgcggcggggacctaATGTCTGCAAAACGCGTGTCGGCAATGACAAgtagataccgaatatcaaaacataaataaaaatgatgtGGTAACGATAGTCACTATGTcctaaaaaaacagttttaaataatctaatatataataataggatcCACACGTCCTAcatgttggaaattcggttgttttcagtttagttattacggtgctaacacgttaaaatatggatgagctcggtatcggtaacggcaccgaaagtaTAGATCtgaaaaatcatcgaaattaggtaccagCATCAGATATGCTCGGTACGATACGGTAtagtatttgaaggtaaaaatcagtaaatacaggtatggtgctacaccggtgtcgaaccgaaagtaacgattctgaaaacgccaaaaggtgggtaccaaattggtactgAAAATgattggtatagtaaatttggtaccgatacgataccagtttgattacaggatttgctACGGTTTGCTCattaataatctaaatatccaagttaattttatatgctacaattcattcattatagaaaaagacaaaaaagaaaacaaaataagttattgtgtatataaaacctcattcaaacgaaatacagtttacgtACAATGTTTATGAAacgtaatctaaacggtgcaattattTGTGTTGTTACGTTGCTagaggatttgatgagctcggtaccaaccggtaccgaaaataccgttaccgaaaatccccaaaagtggataccggtaccgaatatacctggtacggtacggtttggtaccggttggtactggttcggtaccggtatttgagggtaaaaaccggtgaatacggGTGGCTTACCtataccgaaaatgtcaaaagtcgctaccgattcggtaccgaaaatatacccggtttggtaaatttgataccagtaccggtacccgataccatttgctcatccccttgatgatgttactattcattggGTTGTGTAtaaaaagtaatctaaacggtgcgattacttgcgttgctacaggatttgatgagctcggtaccaaccggtaccgaaaataaccaaaattcggtaccggtaccgaatatctAGTACGGTGCGGTCCGGTACCGATCGGTACTGGtatggtaccggtatttgagggtaaaaaccggtgaataccagtgccgaaccgataccgaaaatgtcaaaagccagcaccgattcggtaccgaaaatatacccgatttgataaatttgataccggtactCGATACCATTTACTTATCCTTTGATGATGTTACTATTAATTGTCttctaattttaatatataggtaaatttAATATATTGTATAGATTTTGAATTAATTGTGttctaattttaatatataggtaaatttAATATATTGTATagattttgaaaaatataaaattataaaaagtaaaacatatgCATACATGAAAGTTTAATTTAAAACGTTAACGAGAAATGTGTTGGCATGGGACTAGGATTAGACATATCTTGCCACCCATAATTGCTTTACTTTATTTTTAGTTAAGAGGTGTTGTTAGGGTTTTCTAATTGGGCTTCAAGTAATTATTCAAGTTTTTTGTTGTAAGAATCCTACTCGTAAGTCGTAACCCAATATGATATActtgattattagtaaaaaaaaaacataaattgtcATATAAAAATGCTCCCAATATGATATCCAGTTCAAACTCATGCATTAAACTCATAAATTAACTAAAAATGTCATTAAAAATAAGAACAAAACGAATCCAtataaacaaaaaagaaaacGTCAAACGGTATCAATGGAACCAAACTTTTTTAGTCGAACAAGAAACCAACGAAACAAAACTTATGGGAGGAAAACTAGATTTTTTTGTTGATTGTGTATGTATAAGTATAATTGGcaatttttttatgtaaatttGAGTTAATTAGGTTAACTCGGTTTACATTTTTTTAACCCAATACTACTTTCGTAGACCATCTTGTTTGGATTCAGGTAATCGGGTAACAGTGTAACACCATCAGGTTAGTTTTATTTGAGTCGGTTTTTGAGTTTCGGTTAAAATTTCCACCCCTACTTTTAATGTCATGTAGTAGGGGTGTGCATGGATCGGTTTAGTTCATTTTTTACCATTAACTATAACCATAACCGCGAGCTTTGATTGTGTAATTCCTTAACCATAAAATGTCTGTGTGCGTGAACGTGCTGGTATAGTGGTATGGATGAAAGATTGAAAGCTATG comes from the Helianthus annuus cultivar XRQ/B chromosome 4, HanXRQr2.0-SUNRISE, whole genome shotgun sequence genome and includes:
- the LOC118491435 gene encoding mediator of RNA polymerase II transcription subunit 14-like; translation: MNECQPLDLNEQMVDQASMTHHAGCLSTGSWALLALLVAFIIKLHFVTENAAEVLGSTSPRKELLVVGTVLMTAADGDHVTHQISRRRQPEVVFTTSSTSDVPSYTFYDNPLFTVSSTSPFTSDVPPHTFSDNPPHTSDADIVGDIVGPSTDNTVDSHNTPTNTEHQELLKVYFLVNFNKCKPLIMQKNVSFLEGFINDTEVSSLLDCIRLTAGPLHALAAAKRPAWAAPVSAVSGAASSVPTLSRANVNGQMPNGTNPNVGHVSGPGTGPGGNPSASAMLTAATVASRGGLGIVPCSLLPIDMSYVLRGPYWIRIIYRKYFAVNMRCFVGDQVWLQPATPPKGGPTVGGSLPCPQFRPFIMEHVAQELNGLDPNFAGGQPSAGPTNSNNSVASPGPQLSATNGTRAGPTVKSRPGNQPVGFNRSTNAMSASPNSLLVHRATVIVPAHVRGELNTAIIGLGDDGGYGGGWSIY
- the LOC118491434 gene encoding disease resistance protein RUN1-like; the protein is MKYIHPRHQPYGLAAKRGLQSSPSTSYNPDIVLEGLGNMKKLRCLIVYRGNYKDRGDLVKIDEVSQYLPNSLRYLDWPNYPHWCLPKTFQANNLVELHMSDSRITQLWVGGKVRTLDLGLTPNLVRLDLQFCDDLVELHVPVGCLKRLTYLNLRECKRLKSILFIKDLESLEVLDVSGLHLNELKDLTPSHSNNTPQQLDFDGNDIEKLLSSIGNLHKLVYLSLSWCSKLKSLPRSICSLQHLRVLNLVDSYIEELPEDIGQLECLEQLSFSDSEVKHLPDSICKLKRLNTLILENCKVCKLPQDLGQIDSLNRLDLGLSNITDIPPSICKLKPLKSLNLFGCSNFKKLPENLGDLESLIRLNVRRTKIRDVPSCICKLKHLKVLDLSECYELEKLPENLGDLECLKELYIRDTPISHLPDSISC